The region TTTTCCCTTTCCAGATCCAGCTTCTctgcctgcagctccatctgaaACTGCAACCTTTCCCTTTAAACTGCACATACTGCTCCGCTGACAGCTTCTCACAAGTCTCTGACAGAGCCATATCAAAATCTTTACACTGCTCAGGTCAGAAGATGCTCACTGACTGCCAATTCCTCAACTCAGCTGATTACTATGGTCACAAGAcatcctgctgacagagaagagaaagaggagggaaaaaaaaaaaaaaaaaaaaaaaaaaaaaaaagtacaaccaAAATTCTGTCTGCAATATCAACTGAGGCAACAGAGACCCTGCTGCGACTCAGACAGTGAACAGCCATAGAGAGGATTTATAGAGAAAGGAGCCTCCCCCCTAAACTGCCTAACTCCACCCTAGTCTTCGTATGCGTACTGGTGGTGGGTACTTATGCACCTAAAACCCGCTTGCATTGTGGACGGCTAACTGCCCCAGCCAACGCTACAGAAGGTGCCCCCGAGACAACTGCTGCTAACCACACGGAcagcatacaaaaacaacaaacagccctgcaacacaacaaagccaaCAGTCCCTCCTTATGAGGAACTGCTGCTACGGCCTATTTGGGGGAACAAACAGATGCTCCAGCCAAAAAAACCCTCCTACAGCAAAACACTGTCTGAGCACATGCAGCGACCTGCAACTACAAACAATTCACTCCACAGCACCAAACAACTGCTGACTGAAAACTACTGAACTCTAAATTCTCCTGCCCTCCACActtcattaaagcagcattataaaacagcaaaactacCAGCCCAAACATTTCTACacttcacaaagaaaatctaacacaacacacacctacacagagaaaatgacccGCTAATTTAGGCCACAACAAAGAAGGGAGGGCCACACTGATACCTCAAAACACAAGTTATTGTACAACACTtcataacaaacaaatacaaaaccaaTAAAGCAGTGTGAGGTGTGAAGTCAGTCATCAGTGTGAGATGAAAATGTTGGATATTGAAAGCCgtgtgtgtcaaaataagatactcaaaccaaacaggatccaggccgtccaggagagagagcatcagcTGAGGGAGTCTGGCTTTTATAGCCTCCCCACAGGTGGAGGCGGAGCCTCCCAACACAGAGGCGGGGCTTCACAGCAACCAGGAGATATGAACCGAAGATCCACAtagcagacagcagagggactcacaagagacacacacagccaacacacaacaagactgtgtgacgtcactggagatcaaagccatttcctgtctttcatcgctctcccacgcgacaccacCGCATACGTCGCACTCGAGCATTCGATTCGGATtgatgagcgcatgcgcacaaagaagCACATGACTCGTCTCGCGTACGAATgaaacgaatgaagtgaaacacaaatcagctgttattggacataagtggcgttaaattgaactaaaatcaaatgtgaCTCGTTTATTTTCATCTCCCCAGATTAAGGtcagatgagaggatgaactcATTTCATCGCTTGACTTACATGAGGTACATTTGGTTGTCAGCCTCGGAGCGgatcagctgggatcagctgagagagagccagcagcaggagcacattcaGAGATCGGCTCTTTTTACAAGGCCAGatcatttcatctgaaatatccccaatcagaagcctgagtagaTCAGTTGGAAGAGCTGCAGGACCTTTAAGACATTAAACATGTTGTCAccacatttatcaaacagtaatgtcagatgatTTGTGATGTCAGACGTTCAAAGGAAATGTTATTCTTAATTGAGCTCTTCATTCTGGATATGattcatttaactttatctttgggttatgaacCCCAGACTCCCCAACTTAATTTATTGGATAtccttcctgctctcaaaataaaagtcaaaataattttattaagagatttattaattttattaagtATATACAAGTACGTACCTATGTACGTATTTACATACGTTCTTGACAtaacttcatcttcattcacaACAAGAACAGAGAACATCCTTAGAAAGGCGTGAAGAGTCTTAGAGCAGGTGAGGCATGCTTGTGGTAGGTATGttgttgtaaagtaaattcccataccgggagtcgaaccaCATCAGAGAGTGGCAGCTggacacatgtcaggatggccgagtggtctcAGGCGCCAGACTTAAGTTAAGCTACTTCCTATGCAGAAGGgtattctggtctctgaatgtaggcgtgggttcaaatcccattCCTTGCAAAGTTTTTTTATGAaccaaagtgaatgaaaaatctgcataaaatgagaatatgattttttgacaataaaggagttaggactgaaaactctaaagcctgtggctccctgtgggatgaatggacagcagttgttggactaaagaaaacTCAGCTATTACTGACAGGAGTTGACCACAGTTGTATCActttcatgtagagcagctgtttccacttcataccatcctaggATCAGAGAtcagggttcgattccctgaCGGGGAGAAGACGTGCGTTTTTTTATAATAagctcattaaccagagtgacacaagtaaacaaaatggccatACTCCCAGAGGACTCCGTTGTAGCTTTCTTCTGGTCTACTTCTGGGAATGTGGCCTCGTGTAGTTCCAAACATCACCTCCACGGTGTTGGACATCGatcatttacatttctgaccGTCAAGTAACTTCTGAGGTATACGTgtatacgtgatgtcctcgcgtatgaatgaatgtttcactgatgcagatttttacagaacaacatcaacaactaataactccacaacgagactgtggaaactatccaggctggagaAGGCTGAGTTatctgagtgttgttgtggctgagtggttaaggcgatggactagaaatccatgGGGCTATCCCTGTGCAGGTTCAATTCCTGTGAAtaatgttgttttcatggaccaagtttcccatttggggagagacacagcatgtttgagaatctctgtaacCTGCAAGGCATTAaggtatgacagagctgagtgctgctgtttggactcatctaagaggatgagaacatttcctccagcaaacttcacacagctacatgtggttccatggtgtcatTGTTAGCACACACAAATCTttgatattatttcagtgtaatcacatgcacTTGAAATGGGGATGTGAATTTCAATACATTATGACCTTAaagattttatgatcaaatatgaaaaatatcagggacaacagggagagagagagagagagagagagagcgagagagagagggatgacctGCAGTATCAACCCCTGGCTGGaacagggctgtttgttcaacAAGACTCCCCAACTTAATGtattggatatccttcttcctgctctcaaaataaaagtcaaaatattgtACTCTTAATGTTATTGAGAGCCTAGAACTGCTCTATATGCACTTgatgtaacttcattatgatgttttgatgtgACAACTACACTGAGTGGGTCAttgagagatcagagtgttTGACAAGATGAGCACTGTGCTTTATTATCAACGTTAGAGATGCCAGGgattgaacccagggcctcatacatgcaaagcatgggctctcttgttgccgtatctccaaagagctaaagtcttgtgtagaaaaaacagaaaaacaaagcttttgaaaGCGGATACAgtacatccagataacctttgaattcaCCTTCAACAGACTTTGGATCATGactgctaaaaagctgttagcagaggatggtttcaatccatcaacctctgggttatgggcccagcacgcttccgctgcaccactctgctgtaaaccacccaAGATGGGACTCGAACCGGGTTACAGGCCcgtagctggaggactttggcaccatcggccaGAGATCTACAGTatttcaggatttctggaaggaaaacaaagttaaattgtagacacacattTAagctgcaatggccgggaatcgaacccgggtcaactgcttggaaggcagctatgctgaccactataccaccattgcatgcaaaggtgcaaaatcacagtccttttgtatgactcagagtttattgaGCCTCCTACCTGGGACAGCTGTTTGTCCTTTTCTAATTAGCCTAACATGCCAggtagctcagctggttagagagtggtgctaataacgccaaggtcatgggttcaatccctCCTCCACAAGCGGAGTCCTTGAAGTAATTCAGGAATCTGTAACAGAAAAGCCTTTTTGCTGACAACTCCACAGTCACAAGGTTaacccatgtagcagccacctgggtgaaaacagcagctggtgtttgctcatGATGACTCCATGCAGGGCTTTCATGGTTActttatgtgtgggtgtttttgaatgtcagatctttgtagtgggttcgaatcctgcctctccatgttggtccttcttcaacattctctaaatatccttggaacctgtttaaggttaattcaaagtttatctggatggactgtatctgctttcaaagctgttgtcagatctttctgttttttctgcacaactccaataccagttagtcagcaaaatatgatgagccaagtccactgtgacaaataacaaaggattttctttagcatataataaactgtcacattaatgtcctgaatgtgctgtgtgtaaataatgaggttcatcaaaacaaagtcagaaccagagctcaggctgttggtacacaaacaaagaaaggcatacttgtggattcacaagattatatcaggatctgaccttttcatgttccatcagtaaccatcaaaggagatgctgattctgtgatgtcacaaaggttctaatgacatcacagagatcaaagactcctcacactttttctcatgacctccaccatagagtgctgactgctgcaataatgctgcctttaatagaagtttaggaacatttgatgaaagaatacattttgatgatggttggaaatgtctgtttattgtttatcacttgttaggatccccgttagctgtcactgaggcagcagctactcttcctggggtccaaatgaaaatgcacatctgcagtcaaacaggttcaggtagatgcagagtcctacattaaaacaaaccactttaccatcaacctcagctgcagtatacacattacacttccattaccagatcctctgcatGTACATTTCCAATATACCTGCAGTATATTGTGTATAATGCAGGTGGCATTTActgtaaagtggtttgttttaatgtagcactctgcatctacctgaacctgtctgactgcagatgtgcattttcagttGAACCCCAGGAATGAcgttttaaatgacaggaaacgTCATGTTACCATGACAGCAAAGAGTTAGGAGGACGCCCCCAAATGTCTCCCCTGGCGTCAATTTCCAATGTTATGGAGTTCTATGTCAGTCAGTCGGGTTACCTAACTCGTCAAGAATGACCTGAGTCGGCATGTGACGGTAAGGGACACAAACCATGCCTCAGCCTGTTGACGCATTGGGAGTGAGAACATGTCGGAGAAACATGTGGCATGCTTCTTATGTGAGGTGATCATCAGGGAtcgcctctctgttcagctcCATTGGGTCCGACAGTCATGTCCCATATGGTCTGGCAGTGAAAATTCCTGTTTTTCACCCAGGCAGCTGTTTACCACTTTTGGCAGAGGGCATTCCTCCTTCCTACTGTCGCTGTGGCTgtgtcctgtttctccagcatgcTGAGGCTGGGGCCACACCGACACCGATTGGCTGACGAATTTTGGACTTTGTGAACATGATTGTTGCTTCCAACATTCCTCCAACACTTTCCTGGAcaatccttctgcagctggcactcaggtcgcagtctcccctggaggcgtgggttcgaatcccacttctgacagaaaccacttttctttcacctctactgctgtgaggtgtgtttggggacaaaggtattttggtcgacttttgaccgcccacacttttcaaagactaaaattcctttcacatctatCTGAGCGCACacctgcagggttccatggtgtaatggttagcactctggactctgaatccagcgatccgagttcaaatctcggtggaacctgaatcttaccagtgaaacactgaaattcacTTGACATGTAGACAACCTGGTTTGTCCACCTGGAAGTGCAAGTTTTGAGCCTGTGTGCGATCTAAgtctcttcagacacacaagtgttgaccgacacagactgcagagaaactggcagtactgatgcttaTCTGCCTAAactgtctgtcttgtaaacaggacatcctgcattcaaaccccagcagtgcttcactctcagcgGAGTTCCGGCTCATCACTTCAACAAACCGATGAAAGCcgtcacttcctgtattacagcttttacttgcaatctctggacaagagaaacagtaatttagtggttgttgCGCAGATgaaaatttggtgattgaccgctttgcacaggagacaaactttggtaagagtgttgttgttgttgtcacaacGTTCTGGTTTTACgcttcttcattttgtcctgGTCATATTGGATGCTTGAAGTCACTTGGCTTCACCTCCAACAAAGAGATACTATactatccagcaaaaacagctgagtagagtgctgtggatttgagccggtaacaggctgaatgatttcaatgcagataaaggttgtgtatgttggctggttaaagcagcctgtgtttaaatcccagcagttccttgttgctaaagtcagatgttgtagaaaaaaactatttttggtTTTCGTCAactgtaggttacaacgatcaatattatagatatgatagacaacattctccatgttttcctgttaatcagtgctgctgaaaaactcatgtctcatgatgggacatccagtatgTATATGTAGCAGTGTGTATTAATAGCAGgggatggtttcgatccatcgacctctgggttatgggcccagcacgcttctgCTGTGCCACTCTGCTTGCTGCATTTAGGTTGCAGTCTattgtgtgtaatttttaaccgccacatccactttctgtcaaagtggatgtgatcatctgggaaagattttgtgtttgtcgaaGCACACTTCAGTAATTATATTGGTATCCTATTGGTACAGGTAAAGTAAGGCATCTGGGCTCGAAGTGACAGAGCTCCCCCAGGATCTCTGCCAGAAAGAGCCCCGATATCTGgaaaaatttcacatttatcttcttgagCTGGGTCTGTCCCGTACAGAGGTTCGACTTTCACACAACcgaatataactggccagtaACCAGGGATagacaggccaaccactgtccatgacttgttcttagaatgtgttaaacaatgtgtgtgagtgttgttgtgggtgtgtatcaACTTTAACACACTGACTTTCTAATTCTATAAATGTTATCTTATCATTCTGGACCTTCAAGGACATACACTGTGTAACATGAGCTCAGTGGACAGGTGAAAAACTGAAACTTACAGATTAAGGATACATATTGTCTTTAAACAAAGACAATTATAACATTGTCATATATTAAAGATGTGCATATTACGGGGATTCTCCAACATCCTCTTTCATGGATCGAAAACAGCTAACCgttggcaggattcaaacctgcacagggaaaccccaatggagTTCTAGTCCATCGGCTTAACCACGGTTTAAAGTGGAGGCAGagtattggaaatgtaggtcaaaacaaccTGAGCTGGATACTCACTCAGGTAGCACCTTAGATGCTAaaacccaggattgaaccagggacctttagcTAATACTCTAAtactctcccaactgagctactTTGGCTTTTCAAACAGCACCAATTAGATTAAAGGAAAAAGCTTCCTGAGTCCAACAATCAGCAGAGAGGAACAAACTGAGTCAatcaatcagaagagaggaacAAACTGTCTGCCTGTTTCATTGGTTGATGAGCAGCAGCCGTTTGGAACTGTCACTGCAGACAAAGAGCTGAGAAATGGCTGCTGGaaggcagcctgctgttggtctgactgaacaatAACTAGTCCTGTTTTTGGacctttatttctctttttaaaaaagctcCCAATAGtaaacactaacacacattttaacatataaaaatgttggaaaataaatCCCAGATCccaaagtaaaaagtaaagaaaaagtaaagaaaagagactttacagcaaaactttgcatgttaatatttccatccatcttcagagtctttgtgtctttggcttCATCTTAATGAGAGCTCTCTGGAAAGCCATTcatccagctgacagagagcagcaatcAGAAATGAGCTGGCTTCTTCCCCCTTTCTTCTCACTGAGTCGATCACATCTCTGGCTTTTTCTGCTCTGGATTTTGTTCTGGCTGACTgcatttcttcatcactgataACACCACGCTCAAGCAGTTTATCCAGAAGCTGGTTGAGAACAGTGTCAGACACTCTCTGAATGAATTCTGCCCGAGCGAGGAGCAGCCTCTCCTCTGCTTGGAGGTTGTCGTCAGCTGGGAGGTCGCTTTGATCAGTTTCCCTATTTGGACCTAACGGGAAGCCAGATGAAAGACTTGTTTAGTAATCACCAATAACAACCAGCACTTTAAAACACTGATCTAACATCATATTTCAGATGACATGTCATGTATTGATCATGTATGTATTTATCTTAACAAACAGGATTGTTGGGAACTTTGTTAAAACTTTGTTCAGACACATTCAGTGGAAAAGCAGCAATGATTGTGtacctttttatttcatgtcacatGACATCTGTCAAATAACTGTAGCACTATGATGTAGACCGGTTGGTTTTTGgtctttaaactttatttagtgCGAGTCActtctttatatattttatatagagGAAGATGAAACCTTTATTTTGCAGGGGGACTTTGCATTTCCACACTTCTGTTCCTTCTTCATCTTTGACCATCAGAGTCAgtttcttttggtttggagTCAGGAAGACCACAAATGTCGGAAAGAAATTCGGCccataatttaaataaaactcagcagactgtgaaagaggagacaaaacaaaggaacaaaatgttTATCTAGTAAATCCACAGCAAGTGACTAGATGAAGCTaactagttagcatgctaacattcaCCCAATAGAAATAAGACCAAAACAAGAATGATCTCGAACAGTGACACAGCTCTCAGAGGAATAGATGTTAGAAGTGTATGGAGGTTTGACTCACCTCAGGCTGTACTTCAAAGTCCTCTGGATCAGAGAGGACACTGTACCTTTGGTCAACTATCAGTTTGCAGGCAGAAGGGATCATGATGTGATCAGCCTTATGTTGTTTAGAAACCTTCAGCAACAGGACATTATAGTGTTAGTGCTGAAAGACTAAActgattttgaaaaacacacaaagatcctGATCTAAAGCTCCATTCTGTGCCTAATTTAGTAGAGCCTGCTGTTTACGACATCTGCTGAACTGGCAGGCAGAAATTAACACCAACAACAGACATTTAAAGGTTCACTGTTCAGATGTTGAGCATTAGAATGTTTGAAGTTTGATTATTAAAGTGAATGACACAAAGCTTTACCTCAGACAGAGGGAGGTTGTTTGGCATGAGAAACACATCCAGTATTTGAATGTCTCTGGCCGGAGGTCGGAGGAACAGCAGAAGTTGGCCACAAATAGGTTTCTTGTTGTTGAATAACCTCTGTAGCATCTCTCCCAACCAGACGAGgccaaaggcagagagatgagagactTTGACAATCACATGAGTGTCTGTGATCTCCAGAGGTTTGAGGAAGCTCATTCCATCATCAGTGACGTGGACGACAGACAGCAGACCTTCAGAGGgcagagctggaaaacagagacacagtctGTAAAATTATAGTGATGGTCTTATTCTATATCCAGGACAGGAATGTCAGGAAATTcagtcagctgtcagtgtttgtctctgtgatgttCAGACTTTGTTTGTTACCCAACGTCCAAACTAGTCTTCTTGATGAACCATCTGATTGATATCACAAATCGGAAAACATCAGCTTGCTATAGAAATATCTCCTCCTTTGATCTACATGTtagaaaactgtttattttccagcatcttattaaaaaaaaacaaaacaaaaaaacattcattgctttatcatttattaaattCTTCTGATTGCCTTAATAAGGTCTGTTACTGTCAGTGGACTGTGACTGTAACATTGTGAGGCTGAGATTaaagtccaaaataaaactaactaactaactaataaaacaaagtctGAATGGGAAGTCTGTCATCACAGCAGGGCTGTTAGAACAGATAACAGGACTGTTATCTAAAAAGCACTAATCTTTATCTCACCATCTTCTGTCTCACAGTGTGGGAGGTGGAGCTCACAGACAGCGTCCTCAGGACAGTGGATATTGAACAGCGGCCCAGCAGCCGTCTTGCCAGCTGATTGGAGGAGGCTTTCATCCCACTGGACAGTGCTGTAGAGGAGCTCCGCCTcctgatcaacaacaaacaccagtccAGTGAAAGAACACTGGAACATACCTGGACCAGGacacctgaacctgcaggacacagaaggtagaatgagccgacacacaaacaccatataACTGTCTAAGAGGAGCACACTGAGcatgaaggggaagaggaggaaccatCCATGAgaccaccaacactgcagagatgacaTCAGCTGAATTACCTGTATGACACTTTGGTAGATTCAGTTTTCAGCTCAGGTGTGAAGCTCTGTGGAGACTGTGGTCCagaaagaaacatcatcagtttgaCTGGAAATAACCAACACACAGGTCCaactgaactgaagcacagaagcagcagccatgttggaaatCAGACGGTAGAACTGATCATCTGAAAGCCCGAATGctgatcaatcagctgattgatcgTGACCTCAAAATGATGTTTGTCCAGATTTTAACGAGCTCCAGATGATGGATTAAGGGAACAAACTGGACTGAAACTTTACATGTCTTCGTCTTCAGTCATATTTTGATCTAACTCAGAAACTCCTCGTCTATCACtcaatatgaaaaatgtaaacaatagtttcagtttttgtccttttctctttctctgcccaaaGAGATTAAATCATTGCCAGTTGCAGGAAATATTGGTTTAATATTTGTTCTCCTTTTCCTGCCGTGTGCCGAGCCTCTAAATCAGTCTGAA is a window of Echeneis naucrates chromosome 2, fEcheNa1.1, whole genome shotgun sequence DNA encoding:
- the LOC115053813 gene encoding NACHT, LRR and PYD domains-containing protein 1b allele 2-like isoform X1: MSSLQCWWSHGWFLLFPFMLSVLLLDSYMVFVCRLILPSVSCRFRCPGPGMFQCSFTGLVFVVDQEAELLYSTVQWDESLLQSAGKTAAGPLFNIHCPEDAVCELHLPHCETEDALPSEGLLSVVHVTDDGMSFLKPLEITDTHVIVKVSHLSAFGLVWLGEMLQRLFNNKKPICGQLLLFLRPPARDIQILDVFLMPNNLPLSEVSKQHKADHIMIPSACKLIVDQRYSVLSDPEDFEVQPESAEFYLNYGPNFFPTFVVFLTPNQKKLTLMVKDEEGTEVWKCKVPLQNKGPNRETDQSDLPADDNLQAEERLLLARAEFIQRVSDTVLNQLLDKLLERGVISDEEMQSARTKSRAEKARDVIDSVRRKGEEASSFLIAALCQLDEWLSRELSLR
- the LOC115053813 gene encoding NACHT, LRR and PYD domains-containing protein 1a-like isoform X2 — encoded protein: MMFLSGPQSPQSFTPELKTESTKVSYRFRCPGPGMFQCSFTGLVFVVDQEAELLYSTVQWDESLLQSAGKTAAGPLFNIHCPEDAVCELHLPHCETEDALPSEGLLSVVHVTDDGMSFLKPLEITDTHVIVKVSHLSAFGLVWLGEMLQRLFNNKKPICGQLLLFLRPPARDIQILDVFLMPNNLPLSEVSKQHKADHIMIPSACKLIVDQRYSVLSDPEDFEVQPESAEFYLNYGPNFFPTFVVFLTPNQKKLTLMVKDEEGTEVWKCKVPLQNKGPNRETDQSDLPADDNLQAEERLLLARAEFIQRVSDTVLNQLLDKLLERGVISDEEMQSARTKSRAEKARDVIDSVRRKGEEASSFLIAALCQLDEWLSRELSLR